A region of the Campylobacter subantarcticus LMG 24377 genome:
TTCATTTTGCTTATGTGTATTTTCTACACCTTGAATAAAATTTAAGTTTTTGTCCAAAAACTGAATTTTACAAAACCAAGAATCAAGATTATGCGCACTAAGCTCCATACTTTTTGCACCTTGCAAATCAATAATATATTCTCTTAAAGGTTTGCTTAATTGAGTAATAGTATTTAATGGAATTTGAGTATTAACTTTAGGCTTTGCTTTTGAAAAATCTAGCTCATATTCATAATTTAACTCTGAAATTTTAGAAATGTCTTTAATAAAAACAGAACTTCCCAACAAAGCTTTATAAAAAACTCCCGGATCAAGCATATATTGAGAATTTACAGCCAATTTATAAGTAATATAATTTTCTCTTAAAATTAACTCAGTTGATATAAAATATACATAGCCCAACTCGTTTAAAGTATCATTAATCGTTTTAAAAAATAAAACAGAATCAGCTTGAGCTTTAAAACTAAAAGTTAGGGTTTTTGGCTCATTTAGTATAAAATTTGCCAAAGAATTAGTTTTTAAAATTTGGGAGATGGTATAAATATCTACATTTCCACACTCATCTTTATAATCATTTCTTGCAAACAAAAGCTCTAATTTTGCATCCTTAGAATTATCATTAACAATATGCTTAGCAACTTCTAAAGCACTTAATGCAAAAGCATTAAGAGTAAAAAAAATGGAAAATATTAAAATTCTTACCATATTTTTCCTCTATTTTCTTTTTTAAATTCAGTTTTTGTAATTTGTTTAATTTTACCATCTTTAATCATTAAAAATTTAGACATACCATTTTTTAACTCTAAAGTATTATTATTCTCGTCATTTAAACTAAAAGCAGCATGACCTGTAGTAATTAACATATCTTTATCTAAAGGTAAAACATAATCATTTTTGATAGTTAAAGAACTCTTTCTAAAAGTTTTTAAATCCACTATACCAAGCCAAAGTTCTGCACTTGGTTTTATAATACTTTCATTGAGCAAAATGGTATTTTCTTCAGGCATATTTAAACTAGCATTATCTTCTAATGTTTCTTCTATAGTGTTATTGCCCCCATCCATTGACTCTAAAATGGTTGCATTTGTTTCATTATTTTCTATAACATCACTAGCAAAAAAATCAAGAACTGGGGTTTCATTTTCATCAACTTTTTCTTCTAAAACAACCTGTTCTTGATTTAATACACCAGTAGTATTTTCATCTAGCACAGAACTTTGGAAAAATCTTGAAACACCCCAAGCTAAAGCCACTATCAAAAGTACTACTACTATAATCACAATATACCATACACTCGAGCTTTCTTTGGTATATGAGTTCATTCTAGGTAAAATATGCACATGATTTTTTTTCTCAATACCATTTTCTTCTAAATAAACATGATATTCTTCTAAAAAATTAGAAAAGTCAAGTTCATATTCTCTTTGTAAAATTTTAATAAAACCATTTACATTAAAGCGAGATAAAGACTTAAAATCTTTTTTAATGATATATTCAAGACAAGCTATCTCTATTTGTGTTTTTTTTTGAACTTCTAATAAATTTAAATCTTCTAATTTTTTCCAACTATCCATTTTTCATCCTATCGCAAAGTATTGCAAATGCTGCACTTACATTTAAACTATCAAAATCATTATGCATTTTTATACCTACGCATTCATCACATTTTTTAAGTACCTTTGGTGCTATACCAAAACCTTCACTTCCCATAATTAAAACTTTTTTTTCTTTAGTCTTGATAGTATGTATATCACTACCCCCACTTGCACTAGCATAGATATAAAAGCCTTTTTGTTTTAACTCATTTATCATACTTAAAACATCATCATTTAAAACTATCTTCATATCCAACGCTGCACCACTACTTGTACGAATAACTCCATCCATAGCCACATTTTTAGCTGCCAAAACAATCCCATTAACACCCAAAGCATAAGCGCTACGCACGATAGCACCTATATTTCCAACATCGCTAATATTATATAAAATAACTATAAAATCTTTTTCTTTTAAATTTTCAAAAGAACTAAATTCAAACTCATCAATCTCCATTAAAAAACCCTGATGATTTCCACCTCTTGCCAAACTTTGTGCGGCTTTAAAATCAAGTTTTTTAATTTTTTTTGAAGTCTTTGCTATTTTTGAAAAATCAGCCTTTTCGCATTCTTTTGCTAAATAAATTTCTTTAATTTTTTCTTTGTGCTTTTCTAAGATATAAAAAAACACTTGCTTACCATAAACTATCATTTTTAAATAATAACCAAATTCAACTTAAAAGCAGTTTTTGATAATTTTCTTTTGGAGATTTTGCATTGATTTTTGATAGAAGTTTTGCCTTTGTTTTTAAAGGCAAATCAAGTTCATAAATATCTTGCTCACACAAGATATTTTGATGAAATTGCTTTTCTTTGGCATTTACCACCACACACCATTCACCGCGCAAATCCATTGTTTTTATTTTTTTTAAAATCTCTAAAACACCTGCTCTAAATTTAGTTTCAAATTTCTTTGTTGCTTCTTTTATGATAAAAATTTCTCTTAAAGGATCAATTTTACTAATTTCTTCTACCAAATTAAGTATTCTAGTGGGTGCTTCATAAACTATACTAGGATAAGGGTTAAGCATTAAATTTTCAATATCTTTTTGTCTTTGAGGATTTTTATTGGCCAAAAAACCCATAAAAATAAATTCTTTTTTACAAAACGCACTTGAAACTAATGCAAGCAAAGCAGCATTTGATCCTGCTAAGACTTCATAGTCAATATTGTTTTTAATAGCATATTCGATTAAAAACTGCCCTGGATCGCTAATACCTGGCATACCTGCATCACTCAAATATGCAATATCTTGTTCAAAAAAAATCTCATCTATTTTTGCTAAAAAATCTTTTTCATTATGAGTATGTAAAGCTATATATTTATCAGGCTTTATTTCTAAATTAAATTTTTCATTAAGAAGATGAATTAAAGATTTGCAAACTCTTGTATCTTCACATAAAAAGAGCTTGCATTTTTGTAAAATTTCTAAAGAATGAAAAGAAATATCGTTTAAATTTCCTATGGGCGTAGGAATAAAATATAACATTATTGCATTGCGTATTTTTTCTTAAATTTCTCTACACGACCCGCAGCATCTACGATTTTTTCACTACCTGTAAAAAATGGATGGCAACTTGAGCAAATATCAACTTTAATTTCTGATTTATTTGACTTAGTAGTAAAAGAATTTCCACAAGCACAACTAACTTTGCATTCTACATACTCTGGGTGAATTTCTTTTTTCATTGTTTATCCTTTTTCAAAACATTAAGGCATAATTATATAAATTATTATATAAAAAATAGCTAAATTTAAGCGTGTTTTTAAATTATGAATTTTGAAGCAACCCCTATTAAAGCTGTTTGTGCTTTAAGTATAAAATCAGCATGTAGTTTTGCTTTTTTTACATCCCCATCTCTTTCATTTTGCGAAAATCCACCTTCAGCACCTATTAAAAATACATGCTTACTAGGTTCAAAACTCATCAAATCTTCACCTTCAAAGTCTATCAAAACAATATTTTCATAAACTTGTTGAATTTTTTTAAAATCATCAAAAATTTCAAGCTCCATTAAAGAAGCACGACCGCATTGTTGTGATGACTCTATAAGAATTTTTTCCATTCTTTTAAAATCTAACTTAAAATTTTTTTGTGAATAATCCATATACACAAAAGAAAGCTTTGCCACTCCAAGTTCATTTAAAAAAGGCAAAGTTTTTTCTATAATTTTTGGATCAATCACTGCTAAGGCTAAGTGTAAATATGTTTTTAATTTTTGTTTTTCTTCTTTTTTATCAAGTAAATTTAATACGCAAGAGCATCTAGAAAGCTCTATGCATTCATAAGTATAAGCAAAAAAATCTTTTAAATTTTTTAATATGATTTTATCGCCTACTTTAAT
Encoded here:
- the rlmB gene encoding 23S rRNA (guanosine(2251)-2'-O)-methyltransferase RlmB, giving the protein MIVYGKQVFFYILEKHKEKIKEIYLAKECEKADFSKIAKTSKKIKKLDFKAAQSLARGGNHQGFLMEIDEFEFSSFENLKEKDFIVILYNISDVGNIGAIVRSAYALGVNGIVLAAKNVAMDGVIRTSSGAALDMKIVLNDDVLSMINELKQKGFYIYASASGGSDIHTIKTKEKKVLIMGSEGFGIAPKVLKKCDECVGIKMHNDFDSLNVSAAFAILCDRMKNG
- the rsmI gene encoding 16S rRNA (cytidine(1402)-2'-O)-methyltransferase, with protein sequence MLYFIPTPIGNLNDISFHSLEILQKCKLFLCEDTRVCKSLIHLLNEKFNLEIKPDKYIALHTHNEKDFLAKIDEIFFEQDIAYLSDAGMPGISDPGQFLIEYAIKNNIDYEVLAGSNAALLALVSSAFCKKEFIFMGFLANKNPQRQKDIENLMLNPYPSIVYEAPTRILNLVEEISKIDPLREIFIIKEATKKFETKFRAGVLEILKKIKTMDLRGEWCVVVNAKEKQFHQNILCEQDIYELDLPLKTKAKLLSKINAKSPKENYQKLLLS
- the rpmE gene encoding 50S ribosomal protein L31, translated to MKKEIHPEYVECKVSCACGNSFTTKSNKSEIKVDICSSCHPFFTGSEKIVDAAGRVEKFKKKYAMQ
- a CDS encoding 16S rRNA (uracil(1498)-N(3))-methyltransferase, which produces MRFLYHPQSGILNLELENEAFLHLKARRIKVGDKIILKNLKDFFAYTYECIELSRCSCVLNLLDKKEEKQKLKTYLHLALAVIDPKIIEKTLPFLNELGVAKLSFVYMDYSQKNFKLDFKRMEKILIESSQQCGRASLMELEIFDDFKKIQQVYENIVLIDFEGEDLMSFEPSKHVFLIGAEGGFSQNERDGDVKKAKLHADFILKAQTALIGVASKFII